ATTGGTGCGGCCGAGGATGCGGCTACGCACGCGGAACTCCAGGTCGTCAAGGTGGAGGTTGGCGGTGATGAGCGTATAGCGCTCGTGTAGGTGCCGCTGGTAGAGCAGGTCGATCAGCTGCGCGTCGGCCCAGCTTGCGGCGATCCCCTGGGTCTTGCCCCGATGCGCGGTGCCTAGATCGTCAAGCATGAGCACGTCGACCTGCTGGAGCGCGGCCATCCGCGCGTCGGAGTCGACGAACTCACGCTCAGCGTCGCCGTATTCCTGGTGGCGGGCATATCCCTCGCGCAGCCAGCGCAAGAGATCTGGTTCGCTCACGTAGATAGCGTTCAGTTGATTGCGGCTGGCCACTGCCCGTGTAGTGGCGGCCAGCAGATGCGACTTGCCGACACCGGTCGGGCCGTACAGGTAGATCCATCC
The sequence above is drawn from the Candidatus Kouleothrix ribensis genome and encodes:
- a CDS encoding ATP-binding protein: MTRILATLDQEMGSELASATLDTYDLGRAAHADGRATMAAALALCRSYVERPCGWIYLYGPTGVGKSHLLAATTRAVASRNQLNAIYVSEPDLLRWLREGYARHQEYGDAEREFVDSDARMAALQQVDVLMLDDLGTAHRGKTQGIAASWADAQLIDLLYQRHLHERYTLITANLHLDDLEFRVRSRILGRTNRDYTGRDQCMMVLNADQRRGQI